The genomic stretch CCCAAGCTGCCATTCGGTATCCTGCGCCCGCGCCTGCGTCATCGTTGCCAGAAATGCCACTGCTGCTGCCGTGATTGCAAATCGCATGATATCGACCTTCATCCTGCTGCCCTCTTCAATGCCACTCTTATCAGATCGCCCTCGCTCGCACCGTCTCCCAGTTCGCCCTGTGCCGCCGCGACGGCGCGTGCTGCAACGGCGGGCTTGAAGCCGAGGTTTTCGAGCGCGCTTACCGCGTCGGCGCTTGCCCCGCCTGCCGGGGTGGTTGGAGCCGCGCCGCCCGCCATGCCGCCGCCTGGCAGCGCGCCCGCCTTGTCCTTGAGCTCGTTGACGATCCGCCCGGCGAGCTTCGGCCCTACGCCCTGCGCGCGCGCCACCGTTGCGGCGTCGCACTGCGAGCAGGCTTGCTGCACCTCGCCCGTCGAGAGGGCGGAAAGGATTGCCAGCGCCACCTTGCTGCCCACGCCCTGCACCTGGGTGAGCAGGCGGAACCAGTCGCGCTCGGCCGCCTCGGCAAAACCGAGCAACCGCATGTCGTTCTCGCTCACCTGCAGATCGGTGTAGACCGTGCACGCCTCGCCCGTTTCGCCCAGCGCCGCGAGCGTCTTGGACGAACAGTGCACGAGGTAACCGACGCCCGCGACGTCGATCACCGCCCAGTCCGCACCGGTTTCGTCGAGCAGGCCCTTCAGCTTCGCAATCATTCGTTTCTTTCTGCGCTACCGCTACGCTGCATGAGCGCCTTTTGTTCTTGCGGTACAAGACAAGATTGGTCCAGCCACAATGGACAGCGCCCCACAGTTGCGACAGACAGGCCGTCATGAGCTGGAACACCTTCGGACGGACCTTGCGCTTCACCACCTGGGGCGAGAGCCATGGACCCGCGATCGGCGCTGTGGTCGACGGGTGCCCGCCGGGCATCGCGCTGGACGAGAGCGACATCCAGCCTTTCCTCGATGCGCGGAAGCCGGGGCAGAACAAGTTCACCACCCAGCGCAAGGAGCCGGATGAAGTCCGGATCCTGTCCGGCGTTTTCGAAGGCAAGACCACCGGCACGCCGATCAGCCTGCTGATCGAGAATACCGACCAGCGATCGAAGGACTATTCGGAGATCGCGAAGACCTATCGCCCCGGCCATGCCGACTATGCCTACGACGCGAAATACGGCTTCCGCGACTATCGTGGCGGCGGGAGATCGAGCGCGAGGGAGACCGCGATGCGCGTCGCGGCGGGCGCGATTGCGCGCAAAGTAGTCGGCGAGGTGGAGATACTCGCCTTCGTTTCGGAGATCGGGGGCGACCGGATCGATCCGGCGAATTTCGAAGCCGCGGAGATTGCGCGCAACCCGTTCTGGTGCCCCGATGTGGAGGCCGCCAGGCGCTGGGAGCAGTTGGTCGACAACGCGCGCAAGTCCGGCTCTTCGCTCGGCGCGGTGGTCGACTGCGTGGCGCGCGGCGTGCCCGCCGGCTGGGGCGCGCCGGTCTATGCCAAGCTCGACGCCGACCTCGCGAGCGGGATGATGAGCATCAATGCCGTCAAGGGCGTGGAGATCGGCGACGGCTTCGATGCCGCGCGCCTGACCGGCGAGCAGAATGCCGATGCCATGTCACCCGGCAAGGACGGGCCGGAGTTCGCGGCCAATCACGCCGGCGGCATAGCGGGCGGCATCTCGACCGGCCAGCCCGTCACTTGCCGCGTCGCTTTCAAGCCGACCAGTTCGATCCTGACCCCGGTCGCCAGTGTGGACCGCGAGGGCAATGCGACGGAGGTCCGCACCAAGGGCCGTCACGACCCCTGCGTGGGTATTCGCGGAACGCCTGTGGTGGAGGCGATGATGGCGCTGGTGCTGGCCGACCACAAGCTGCTCCACCGCGCGCAATGCGGGTGAAATGCAAGGATTTCCGCCGATTTCGGAACATCGCACCCTCCTCATTCGCTGATAAGGCGTGAGGGAACACCAAGACGACAATACCACCGGCCATACGCTACCGACGCGCCGCGAAAGGCTGCGGGCTTTTACCAGACTCAAATCCCAGCGGCAGCTTCTGACCGCCGGCATCGCCGTCCTCGGTGCCGCAGCGCTGACGCTTGGCGGTGCGCTTTGGCAGCAAGACCAGACGCCCGATGTGGTCAAGCTCGGCAAGGGTGTCGCCAGCGTCGATGCGCAACCCGTCGCCGCGCTCGAGCCGACCGCGGCGAGCCCCGACCCGACGCCATCCGCCTCGGAAAGTCCCATCGGCAGCGGCGACGCAAGCTATTACGGCAGCGAACTGGCCGGCAATCGTACCGCCAGTGGAGAAATCTTCGATCCTTCCCGCCGGACCGCGGCGCACCGGACATTGCCGCTCGGCAGCGAGGTTCGCGTGACCAATGCGGGCAACGGCCGCAGCGTCGTGGTGACAATCAACGATCGCGGGCCCTTCCACGGCAATCGCGTGATCGATCTGTCTACTGCGGCCGCGAGTGCGATCGGATTGATCCGGTCGGGCACCGGCCGGGTAAGCCTCGCCTTGCTGATAAACTAGTCCGCAGCTTCGGATAGAAGAGCAGAGCAGTTAGGGCTTGCCAAATCGGCGGAGGCCATGTTGCGGCTGCTCGCAATGACATCTTTCCTCAAATCCCGCCCAGCCCTCTGGCTCATCCTCGCCCTGCCCGGCCTGTGGATGGGCTGGCGCTGGATCGCCACGCCCGACGACTATGGCTATGGCCACGCTATCGGCGATAGCGGCGACTGGGCCGCGTGGTTGCTGCTGCTGACGTTGGCCGTCACGCCGATCCGGCTCGCGTTTCGCAAGCGGAAATGGGCTGTCTGGCTGATGCGGCGGAGGCGGGATTTGGGCGTGGCGAGTTTTGGCTATGCCGCGTTCCACACGGGTATCTATCTCTGGAAGAAGGCCTCGTTCTCCGCCGTGCTGGCGGAAGCGGGCGAAGCATATCTGCTCGCGGGCTGGCTGGCTTTTGCGCTGTTCGTGCCACTCGCCGCGACATCGAACGACATCGCGACGAGGGCGCTCAAGCGGTCATGGAAGACGTTGCACCGGCTGGTGTATCCGGCTGCAGTGCTCGTCTTCCTCCACTGGGTCCTGTCCGCCTTCGATCCGACCACGGCCTGGATACACGTCGGTATCCTCGTGGGAATCGAAGGCGTCAGGATCGTGCTGCAGATGCGTCAGAGAGTGACGTAATTGCGGAAACGGGCGACTTCCGCCTCGTCCACATATTTGCCGATCTCGCGGTCGAATTCGGCCATGTCTTCGTAAGGGCGATATTCCTCGAACTCATGGACCATCTTGTCGGTCATGCCGGGGATCAAACGGATCTGCTCTTCGGTCGCCTCGTTGAGATTGACCGGCACGAACACGCGCTCGCGCACGGTGGCGGCCTGCTCTTCGGTGAGGCTTTCCATTAGCACCGTGTTGAAAGCGGTCACGTCGGCATAGGGCTGGCCCGCGACGATGGCTGCCGCCAGTTCTTCCGAGATACCGTCGATCCCTGCGAGATCTTCGGCAGCCGCCGTCCCGGCATCGATCACGGTCTGGGTATCGGTGGCTTCGACCGTTTCCATCTCGGCCGGCGTGGTCGCGTCATCGGTGATCACGGTGTCTTCGGCGTCGCCCGAGCAGGCTGCAAGGGCAAGAGTGCTACCGGTGATGGCGGCGGCGAAAGCAAATTTACGCATGTCGAATCCTTCTTATTGCGATGCATTCTCATTATCAGGGGATTGCAGGCTCGGCTAAGGATTTCTCCAAAATTCGGACTATTGCGCAAAACGCAATGAAATCGCACCGATGTTGCGCTTTTCGAAAGTTCCAACTCGGTGATTGATAATTCCGATGCTCGCAATCGCAACATATCGCTTTTGTGCATCGCACCACGGCCTATCTGACACCCATCAGTTTCAACCCCACAACGGAGACAACCCATGGGTATCATCGGAAGCCAGATCAAACCGTTCACCGCCACCGCCTTCAAGGCCGGCGAAGATTTCTACGACGTCACCGACGAGGACGTGAAGGGTAAGTGGGCAGTGTTCTTCTTCTACCCGGCCGACTTCACCTTCGTCTGCCCGACCGAGCTCGAAGACCTCGGCGAGCAGTACAACATGCTCCAGAAGATGGACGTCGAAGTCTATGGCGTGTCGACCGACACGCACTTCAGCCACAAGGCCTGGCACGACACGTCGGACAAGATCGGCAAGCTGAACTTCCCGTTCCTCGGCGACCAGAACCACGTTCTGGCGCGCAATTTCGACGTGCTGCGCGAAGGCGTCGGCTTGGCCGACCGCGCGACCTTCGTCGTCGATCCCGACGGCGTGATCCAGATCATGGAACAGACCTGCGAAGGCGTCGGCCGCAATGCCAACGAACTCGCCCGCAAGATCAAGGCCGCGCAGTACGTCCGCGCAAACCCCGGCCAGGTCTGCCCGGCTGCTTGGGAAGAAGGCAGCGACACGCTGGCCCCCTCGCTCGACCTCGTCGGCAAGATTTAAGCCGACAACCGCATACGCGCTCCCATACCTCCTAGAAGGAGCGCGATAAGAGCCCGAGTTCCGCTCGGGTCGCTGGAAGGCCCGGGGCATCCTCCCCCAATCCCCGCCCCGGGCCTTTTCCATCCCACAGCCCGCTCCTCGTCATTGCGAGGAGCCGCAGGCGACGCGGCAATCCAGAGCCGCTGGCATTTGCCTCTCTGGACTGCCGGGTCGCCCCGTCCCGGGGCTCCTCGCAATGACAAGGATTTGACGATGCTCGACGACACGATGAAACAGCAGCTCACCACATATCTCGCCAATCTGCGCGAGCCGGTGGAGCTGGTCGCGTCACTGGGCGATGACGAGAAATCGCGCCAGACACGTGAACTGCTGGAAGAGATCGCCGGTCTGCACGACGAGGTCGAGGCGAGCTTCGACGGGACGGACGACCGCAAACCCAGCTTCGTCATCCGCCGCGCGAGCGATGCGGAGAAGTGGGTGCGCTTTGCAGGGCTGCCGATGGGGCACGAATTCACCTCGCTGGTGCTCGCGCTGCTGTGGGCCGGCGGTCATCCGCCGAAGGTCGATGCCGATCTGCTGGAGCAGGTTCGCGGCCTCGAAGGCGACTTCAATTTCGAGATGTATTTCTCTTTGAGCTGCCACAACTGCCCGGACGTGGTGCAGGCGCTCACGCTGATGGCGCTGGAGAATCCGCGCATTACTGCGACGCTGATCGAAGGCGGCACCTACCAGGACGAGGTCGACGCACGCGACGTGATGGCCGTCCCGGCGACCTTCCTCAACGGCGAGCCCTTCTACAATGGCAAGATGGAGCTGGCCGAAATCCTCGCCAAGCTCGACACCAATGCCGATGCGAAGGCCGCCGAGAAGCTGGCCTCCAAGGACCCGTTCGAAGTGCTGATCGTCGGCGGTGGTCCGGCAGGCGCGGCGAGCGCGATCTACACGGCACGCAAGGGGTTCCGCACGGGAATCGCGGCTGAGCGCTTCGGCGGCCAGCTGCACGACACTCTCGGCATCGAGAACCTGCCCGGCACTGCCTATACCGAAGGGCCCAAGCTGGCGGCGGATCTGGAACGTCAGATCGGCGAGAACACGATCGACCTCATGAATCTCGCCAAGGCCGTGAAGCTGGTCCCGGCGAAAACCGAGGGCGGACTGCACACGGTCGAGCTGGGCAATGGCGCGAGCCTGAAGGCGCGCAGCCTGATCCTCGCGACCGGCGCGCGCTGGCGCAATCTCGGCGTTCCGGGCGAAGCCGAGTATCGCAACAAGGGCGTGGCCTACTGTCCGCACTGCGACGGCCCCCTGTTCAAGGGCAAGCGCATCGCGGTGATCGGCGGCGGCAATTCGGGCGTCGAGGCGGCGATCGACCTTGCCAAGATCGTCGGGCATGTCACGCTGATCGAATATGACGAGAAGCTGCGCGCCGACGAAGTCCTGCAGGCCAAATTGCGCAGTCTCTCCAATGTCGAGATCGTTACCAGCGGCCAGACCACTGAGATTACCGGTGACAATGGCAAGGTGAACGGTCTGGTCCTCAAGGACCGCGCAAGCGGCGACGAACGCCGCATCGAGCTTGAAGGCGTGTTCGTCCAGATCGGCCTCGTGCCGAACACCGAATGGCTCAAGGACTCCGGCCTCGAACTGACCGAGTTCGGCGAAATCGTGACGGACGAAGAGGGCCGCACAAACCTGCCGGGCGTGCTCGGCGCAGGCGATGTGACGGATGTGCCGTACAAACAGATCGTCGTCGCCATGGGCGAAGGCTCGAAGGCAGGCCTCTCCGCCTTCGACTATCTCATCCGCACCGAGCCTGCCGAGGAAATCGCGAAGGCCGCCTGATCCGGCCAGAAACCCGAAGCAAAAGCGCCGTCATCCCAAGCGGATGGCGGCGTTTTCGTATCTGGTGACACGGCCCATCGCAAAATCGCCCCAGCCAATCAATTTGAACCGTTTAATCGATTGGACGGATTACCGGCCCGTGTTCACAGTGTTCTCAATCTCGGGCGGGAGACCGAGTCTTTATACTAAAGGAGAGCACTTACATGGACGCCAAAACCGGAGATATCAGCGGCTGCCCCTTCACCGGGGACAGCGGAACCCGCGCCCTCTTCGGCCGCCGGAACCGCGATTGGTGGCCCGATCAGCTCGACCTTGAAATCCTGACCGAAGGCGGCCGCGCGGCCGACCCGATGGGCGAAGATTTCGACTATTGCGAAGCCTTCAACGCACTGGACTACAAGGCGCTGAAGCAGGACCTGACCGACCTGATGACCGACAGCCAGGAATGGTGGCCGGCGGACTATGGCCACTACGGCCCGTTCTTCATCCGCATGGCGTGGCACGCGGCAGGGACCTATCGCACCGGCGACGGACGCGGTGGTGGCGGCAGCGGCCAGCAGCGCTTCGCCCCGCTCAACAGCTGGCCCGACAACGGCAACCTCGACAAGGCCCGCCGCCTGCTGTGGCCGATCAAGCAGAAATACGGCAAGCACATCAGCTGGGCCGACCTCTTCATCCTCACCGGCAATGTCGCGATCGAAAGCATGGGCGGCCCCGTGTTCGGCTTCGGCGGCGGTCGCAAGGACGTATTCGATCCCGAAACCGTCTATTGGGGTACGGAAGAAAAATGGGTCGATACCGGCGCCGAAACCCGCATCCATCCCGATGAAGGCCGCGCGCTCGAAAACCCGCTCGCCGCGATCCAGATGGGCCTCATCTACGTCAATCCCGAGGGCCCGGGCGGCAATCCGCACGATGCGGAAGGCATGGCCCGCGACATGCGCGAAACCTTCGCCCGGATGGCCATGAACGACGAGGAAACCGTCGCCCTCACCGCCGGCGGCCATGCTTTCGGCAAATGCCACGGCGCGGCACCTTCCGACACCTTCAGCAGCGCGCCCGAGGGTGAAAACCTGCACCGCATGGGCTTCGGCTGGCTGACCGACCCCGACGAGATCGGCAAGGGCCACATCACCACCTCGGGCATCGAAGGCGCATGGACGCCGAACCCGACCCAGTGGGGCAACGACTATTTCCGGCTGCTGTTCAAATACGATTACGAGCTCACCAAGAGCCCTGCGGGAGCGCACCAGTGGACGCCGATCGACCCGGAAGAGGCCGACATGGCGCCCGATGCAAGGGATCCGAACAAGAAGGTCCCGACCATCATGACGACGGCCGACATGGCGTTGAAGCGCGATCCGGAATATCGCAAAATTTCGGAACGCTTCCTCAACGACCAGTCGGCCCTCGACGATGCCTTTGCCCGCGCGTGGTTCAAGCTGTGCCACCGCGACATGGGGCCCAAGGTCCGTTACCTCGGCCCCGAAGTGCCGAGCGAAGACCTGATCTGGCAGGACCCCGTGCCCGCCGGAACGCAGGTGTCCGACAGCGATCTTTCCGCCTTCAAGTCGAAGGTTCTCGACAGTGGCCTCACGGTTCCGGCGCTGGTCAAGGCTGCTTGGGCCTCGGCCTCGACCTATCGCAACTCGGACCATCGCGGCGGCGCCAACGGCGCGCATATCCGCTTCGACGAGCTTAAGAACTGGAAGGTCAACGATCCCGAAGAGCTGGGCGAAGTCCTCGCCAAACTCGACGAGATCCGTGGTTCGATCTCCATGGCCGACGCGATCGTCATCTCCGGGTCGGCTGCGGTCGAAAAGGCAGCGAAGGATGCCGGCTTCGACATTTCCGTTCCGGTCACCACCGGCCGCGGCGATGCGAAACGCGAAGACTTCGATGCCGAAAGCTGGGAGCCGCTGGAGCCGTTTGCCGATGGCTTCCGCAACTATCTCAAGACCAAGGCATCGGTGAAGACCGAGGACATGCTGATCGACCGCGCGCACCTGCTCGGCCTCAGTATCCCGGAAATGACGGTGCTGCTCGGCGGGATGCGCGCCATGGGTGCGGTGAGCAAGCACACCGCGCATGGCAACAGCATCGGCGTACTGACCGAGACCCCGGGCAAGCTCGACAACAGCTTCTTCAGGAACCTGCTCGGCATGGGTGTGATCTGGGAAGTGGTCGACGAGAGCGGCGACGAGGAATTCGTCGGCACTTGCCGGGAGACCGGCAATACGCTGTGGCATGCCACCCGGACCGACCTCGTCTTCGGCTCCAACTCCCGCCTCCGTGCGGTAGCGGAAGTCTATGCCGAGAACGGCAACGAAGAAAAGTTCGTGAAGGACTTCGTGGCGGCATGGACCAAGGTCATGGATGCCGATCGCTTCGACCTGACTTACGCCAAGTACCACGGCTGACGACACTGCGGGGCGGAGCGGTTTTGGCCCCCCGAAACCGCTCCGTCCCTGCCTCGGCTGGGCGGGTCGATTACGGTTAAATCTTCCATTCATCGCAGCCCAGGAACGCTTTGACATTTGATACTTTTGGGTCCATGGTCACAGCATAGACGGCCTGGCTGGTCGTCCACCGAGAGCCCCCGGCTTCAGGTCGGGGGCTTTTTTGATGTGCATAGCTCGTCCCGGCACGCAGCTGGCGACTAAAGCAATGGCCGTGAATGGTTTTTCCATCCGGCACCAACCGGAACCCGACTCGCCCCGCACCCGTATCGATTGCGTACCCCCCTCAAGAAAGGCGCAATCATGGCCGACGGCAAGACTCCCCCCACCACCACCGACGCGGGCATCCCGGTCCAGAGCGACGAGCATTCGCTGACCGTCGGACCTGACGGGCCAATCGTGCTCAACGATCACTACCTCATCGAGCAGATGGCAAACTTCAATCGGGAGCGTATCCCGGAACGTCAGCCGCACGCCAAGGGCTCCGGTGCTTTCGGCTATTTCGAGACGACGCATGACGTCTCGAAATACACCAAGGCGAAAGTCTTCCAGAAAGGCGTGAAGACCGACACCGCCATGCGTTTCTCGACCGTGGCGGGCGAGCGCGGCAGCCCCGACACCTGGCGCGACCCGCGCGGCTTTTCGGTCAAGTTCTACACCGAGGACGGCAATTTCGACATGGTCGGCAACAACACGCCGATCTTCTTCATCCGCGATCCGCTGAAGTTCCAGCACTTCATCCGCAGCCAGAAGCGCCGCGCGGACAACGGCCTGCGCGACCACGACATGATGTGGGACTTCTGGACGCTCAGCCCCGAAAGCGCGCACCAGGTCACCTATCTGATGGGCGATCGCGGCGTGCCGAAGAACTGGCGCGAGATGAACGGCTATTCCAGCCACACCTACATGCTGATCAACGAGGACGGCGAGAAGTTCTGGGTCAAGTTCCACTTCCACACCAATGTCGGCGACGAGAGCGGCAACGCCCATTTCACGCAGGACGAAGCGGTGAAGACAGCGGGCGAGGACAGCGATTATCATCGCCGCGACCTGTTCGACGCGATCCACGAGGGGAACTTCCCGAGCTGGACGCTCAAGTGGCAGATCATGCCTTACGAGGATGCGAAGACCTATCGCATCAACCCGTTCGACCTCACCAAGACCTGGCCGCATGCGGACTATCCGCTGATCGAGGTCGGCAAGCTAGTTTTGAATGAAAACCCGGTCGATTGGGACACGCAGATCGAACAGCTCGCTTTCGAGCCGAACAACATGGTGCCGGGCATCGGCCTCAGCCCGGACAAGATGCTGCTCGCGCGCGGCTTCTCCTATGCCGACGCGCACCGCCACCGCCTAGGCGTCAATTACAAGCAGATCCCGGTCAACGCGCCGAAGAATGCCGACCAGGTCAATTCCTATTCGCGCGCCGGTGCCATGCGGACGCAGAATGCGGTCGATCCGGTCTATGCTCCCAACTCCTATGGCGGCCCGACCGCGCAACCCGAAGTGGGCGGCGAAGCAACGTGGATGGCCGATGGCGACATGGTGCGGCAGGCCTACACGCTGCGCGAGGACGACGACGACTGGAGCCAGGCGCGCGCGCTGATCAACGATGTGATGGATGATGCGCAGCGCGATCGCTTCGTCGGCAACGTCTCCGGCCACCTCGCCGACGGCGTGAGCGAGAAGGTGCTGCAACGTGCGTTCGAATACTGGAAGAATGTCGACCAGACGATCGGCGAGAAGATCGAGGACAAGGTCCGCGAGATGATCGGCGGCAAATCCACCGCGCCCGGCCTCGGCTCCGCCAAATCGACCACCGACGAGGCGACCGTCGGACCGATGGGCGTATCCGAAAAAGCCCGCGAGCCGGAGGCCGAACCGGCCGAATAGCTGGACAGCGCTTTACGGCGAACTATGGGGCGGCGATGGACCAACCATCGTCGCCCTTCGCACGTCCGGCTGCCGCAATCATTGCAATCGCTGCGCTCGGTGCGCTGGCGCTGCAGACCACGCTCAATCTCGAGCGCGACGGATCGCCGCTTGTCAGCGCTGGATTGCTGCTGCGCTTGTTCACCATCTGGGGGAACCTGGCGGCTGGGCTGGTGATGGGCTGGATCGCGCTCGGGCGGCGCGCCGCGCCGGAAATCGTGCATGCGCTGGCAACGGCGATGGCAATCGTCGGGCTGGTATACTGGCTCCTGCTGGCGGGCATGCACCATCCGGAGGGACTCGACCGGATTACCAACCAGTTCCACCACACGCTGGTCCCGCTGGCGACGATCCTGTGGTGGCTCGCGTTCGGCCAGCACAGCGCCAACGCAATGCGCTCGATCGGTGTAGTGATGATCGCGCCGGTCGCCTATGCCGTCTTCGCCCTCGCCTATGGTGCGGCTAGCGGCTTCTACGCCTATTTCTTCCTCGATGCGGGGCAACTCGGGTGGGCACAGCTGGCGATCAACATCGTCGGGCTCGCCGTGCTTTTCGCGCTGGTGGGTGTCCTGCTGCTGGGCGTCAAACGAGCGATCAACGCTCGCGTTTGAGAACGATGTACAGCGCGCCGTCGCCGCCGTGGCGCTGGTGCGCGCGGCGGACGGCGGCGATGGCGGTGTGATGGCTCGATGCGGCCAGCCAGTCGAGCACCTTGGCGCGAATGACGCCTCGAGAGGCACCGCGATCAGCCGCCGCGACCGGGCGGGACTTGCCGGTGACGAGCAGGATGGTCCGCATACCCATGGAGCGGGCCTGTGCGACGCCGCCCATGAGCCGGTCGTAAGCGGCATCGAGATTGTAACCATGCAGGTCCAGCGTCAGATCGGGCTGGAGCGCGCCGGACTTGAGCCGCCGGTCCCAATGCGAGTCGAGATTGCCGGGAGGCGAAGGCTTCGGCTGGGCACGAGGTGCAGCCGCCACAGGTCGCGCGGGTTGCTGTTTGCGAAGTTTCGGTTGTTTTAGCGGCGGAGGCTTCGCAGCTTCGGGCTTGGGCCGGGCGATAGCAGGATGCATGGGCGTGACCGTCGCGGCCAGTTTTTCCCAGGCTTCGCTCTCTTCCTCACTCAGGCCCCGCGGGGCGCTCACCGGTTCTGGAGGCGGGCGGTGGTGCCGCGGGGCAGCAGGACGATCGCCTGCCCCCGCCCGCTCATGCCGCCAGCGATGCGGCGTGCCTGTTCGCCATTGCCCCAGAAGGTATCGAAGCGGTTGGCGCCCTTGATCGCGCCGCCGGTATCCTGTGCGATCCACAAGCCGTCCGCCTCGTTGCGGTCGAGGTCGAGGAACACGGGTGCGCCCAGCGGCACGAATTTGGGATCGACCGCGACCGACGATTGCCCGCGCACCGGCACTTCCAGCGCGCCGAGCGGCCCGTCGGTGTCGAGCTCGCGGAAGAAGATCCAGCTCTTGTTGAGGTTCATCAGCGCTTCGCCCTCGGCCGGGTTCTCGCGGATGTACTGCATGATCCCCTGCATCGAGCCCGAGTATTTCCCCGGTCCGTCGCCCAACAACCCGCGCTCGCGCATGACGCCGCCGATGCCGACGTATTCGCGACCGTTCTGCCCGGCATAGCCGATCCGCATCAGCGATCCGTCGGGCAGGCGCAACAGGCCGGACCCCTGGATCTGCAAGAAGAAGAATTCGACCGGATCGGCCGCCCAGGCGATTTCCAGCCCGCGGTTTGCCAGAGCGCCCGCGACGATCTCGGAGCGTTCGTAGAACGGCACGAACTTGCCGCTCGCGTCGTAGCGTCCGAGCGGCGGGCGACCCGTGCGTTCGCTTTCCGGCATATCGTCCGGCCAGGCGCGCTCCAGCTCGGGCGGCATCTTGTAGACCGGCACGTCGTAGCCGGGCGCCCGGGTCCGGCTGCCGCGAATCTCCGGCTCGAAATAGCCGGTGGCGAAGGCCGCGCCATCGCCGATCCGCACGGGCTCGAAATAGCTCGAGAAGAAGCGGCTTGCGTCACCCAGCGGCCAGCCTGTTGCCGCCTCGCAGGCCGGACGCCAGTCCTCGCGCTGCGTCAGACCGCTCTGGTCGGTGCGCGCAAGAAGCTTGGGGCAGGATTCGCGGAAACCGGCGAGCGCGCCGCTTGCATCGCTACCCGAAAAGCCGAGCCCGGCGATCTCCGGACCACGCTGGATGCCGGCAAGTGCAGCGCTGGTCACCGCGCCCGGAGGCGTGGGCGCAGGCCTGACTGTAGGCGAAGAGGAAGGAACTACGCTGACGCAGGCGCTAAGCAGCGCGCTCGCCGCAAGGATCGTCCAGCCGCGCATCTTGCCCTCCGCAGGTTCGGCCGGTCAGGCCTGGTCGGTTTCGTCGAGAATCCAGTCGGGCGAGGACGCATCGACATTGCGCGAGAAGGTCCAGACGTCCCGGCTTTCCACCGCATCGTCCAGCGACCCGGCGATGACGTTGCCATCCTTGTCGCGCGTCACGGCGGCGATATCGGCCACGAACAGCACGGCGATGCGGGCGATACGGCCATCGAGTTCGGCACTGCGAACGCTCGCGTCCTCGATCCGGATCAAGCGGTTTTCCAGCGTCTCGCCGGCCTCGTCGCGCGCGTCGATCGCACCGGCGAAGCTTTCGTAGACATCGTCGTCGGTCAGCTCGCGCAGGGTTTCCTTGTCGCCCTGCCAGAACGACTCGAGCACCATGCCATAGGCGCCCTTGGCTCCTTCGAGGAAGGCGAGCAGGTCGAACTGCGTATCGGCGCTGGCAATGGCACGGATGC from Qipengyuania profundimaris encodes the following:
- a CDS encoding Pr6Pr family membrane protein translates to MDQPSSPFARPAAAIIAIAALGALALQTTLNLERDGSPLVSAGLLLRLFTIWGNLAAGLVMGWIALGRRAAPEIVHALATAMAIVGLVYWLLLAGMHHPEGLDRITNQFHHTLVPLATILWWLAFGQHSANAMRSIGVVMIAPVAYAVFALAYGAASGFYAYFFLDAGQLGWAQLAINIVGLAVLFALVGVLLLGVKRAINARV
- a CDS encoding murein transglycosylase A → MRGWTILAASALLSACVSVVPSSSPTVRPAPTPPGAVTSAALAGIQRGPEIAGLGFSGSDASGALAGFRESCPKLLARTDQSGLTQREDWRPACEAATGWPLGDASRFFSSYFEPVRIGDGAAFATGYFEPEIRGSRTRAPGYDVPVYKMPPELERAWPDDMPESERTGRPPLGRYDASGKFVPFYERSEIVAGALANRGLEIAWAADPVEFFFLQIQGSGLLRLPDGSLMRIGYAGQNGREYVGIGGVMRERGLLGDGPGKYSGSMQGIMQYIRENPAEGEALMNLNKSWIFFRELDTDGPLGALEVPVRGQSSVAVDPKFVPLGAPVFLDLDRNEADGLWIAQDTGGAIKGANRFDTFWGNGEQARRIAGGMSGRGQAIVLLPRGTTARLQNR
- a CDS encoding Tim44/TimA family putative adaptor protein is translated as MITEIVILAMIAAFLGLRLYSVLGRRSEHEEEVIPHRFDRSDAGDAPREVEAPRTTTPPVALRSADNRVPANEAGIRAIASADTQFDLLAFLEGAKGAYGMVLESFWQGDKETLRELTDDDVYESFAGAIDARDEAGETLENRLIRIEDASVRSAELDGRIARIAVLFVADIAAVTRDKDGNVIAGSLDDAVESRDVWTFSRNVDASSPDWILDETDQA
- a CDS encoding Smr/MutS family protein; protein product: MSAPRGLSEEESEAWEKLAATVTPMHPAIARPKPEAAKPPPLKQPKLRKQQPARPVAAAPRAQPKPSPPGNLDSHWDRRLKSGALQPDLTLDLHGYNLDAAYDRLMGGVAQARSMGMRTILLVTGKSRPVAAADRGASRGVIRAKVLDWLAASSHHTAIAAVRRAHQRHGGDGALYIVLKRER
- the katG gene encoding catalase/peroxidase HPI encodes the protein MDAKTGDISGCPFTGDSGTRALFGRRNRDWWPDQLDLEILTEGGRAADPMGEDFDYCEAFNALDYKALKQDLTDLMTDSQEWWPADYGHYGPFFIRMAWHAAGTYRTGDGRGGGGSGQQRFAPLNSWPDNGNLDKARRLLWPIKQKYGKHISWADLFILTGNVAIESMGGPVFGFGGGRKDVFDPETVYWGTEEKWVDTGAETRIHPDEGRALENPLAAIQMGLIYVNPEGPGGNPHDAEGMARDMRETFARMAMNDEETVALTAGGHAFGKCHGAAPSDTFSSAPEGENLHRMGFGWLTDPDEIGKGHITTSGIEGAWTPNPTQWGNDYFRLLFKYDYELTKSPAGAHQWTPIDPEEADMAPDARDPNKKVPTIMTTADMALKRDPEYRKISERFLNDQSALDDAFARAWFKLCHRDMGPKVRYLGPEVPSEDLIWQDPVPAGTQVSDSDLSAFKSKVLDSGLTVPALVKAAWASASTYRNSDHRGGANGAHIRFDELKNWKVNDPEELGEVLAKLDEIRGSISMADAIVISGSAAVEKAAKDAGFDISVPVTTGRGDAKREDFDAESWEPLEPFADGFRNYLKTKASVKTEDMLIDRAHLLGLSIPEMTVLLGGMRAMGAVSKHTAHGNSIGVLTETPGKLDNSFFRNLLGMGVIWEVVDESGDEEFVGTCRETGNTLWHATRTDLVFGSNSRLRAVAEVYAENGNEEKFVKDFVAAWTKVMDADRFDLTYAKYHG
- a CDS encoding catalase, giving the protein MADGKTPPTTTDAGIPVQSDEHSLTVGPDGPIVLNDHYLIEQMANFNRERIPERQPHAKGSGAFGYFETTHDVSKYTKAKVFQKGVKTDTAMRFSTVAGERGSPDTWRDPRGFSVKFYTEDGNFDMVGNNTPIFFIRDPLKFQHFIRSQKRRADNGLRDHDMMWDFWTLSPESAHQVTYLMGDRGVPKNWREMNGYSSHTYMLINEDGEKFWVKFHFHTNVGDESGNAHFTQDEAVKTAGEDSDYHRRDLFDAIHEGNFPSWTLKWQIMPYEDAKTYRINPFDLTKTWPHADYPLIEVGKLVLNENPVDWDTQIEQLAFEPNNMVPGIGLSPDKMLLARGFSYADAHRHRLGVNYKQIPVNAPKNADQVNSYSRAGAMRTQNAVDPVYAPNSYGGPTAQPEVGGEATWMADGDMVRQAYTLREDDDDWSQARALINDVMDDAQRDRFVGNVSGHLADGVSEKVLQRAFEYWKNVDQTIGEKIEDKVREMIGGKSTAPGLGSAKSTTDEATVGPMGVSEKAREPEAEPAE